The nucleotide window atccttcaaaattcacacttattcaaattttgcaatgcagttcaccaaataaccaatgtttacaaaaatgggtatgttaggggaaagtgtgcataaaaatgaatatatgagtgaaaatagcacacatgatacaatatatgagtgaaaacagcatgcactatatgacaagaaattgcttgcaaaaatgtgtacatttgtcaaaactgcctacaaacgtgtttcttaggagaaattcacactaaaacgctggagaattttcatgaggtttttttttttaaaaaatagcaacgtaaattgctgcagaaatgtggagaactgaatttaagattagaaagatttaagattagaaaccaagagaaccaatcTTTTCACCTCtacctcacagtggccaatcacaagcagggcctgagcggaGGAGCACTcacccctcctgcggtttccagcaactggtgttcaggagCACAACTCCTCCCACCATGGAGTCAGAGCATAGCTTTCGTGGCAAGTAGCCgggaaatttgtctaatcttcttttaaagccattcaagttggtggccatcattgcctcttgtgggagcaaattccatagtttgactatgcactgtgtggagaagtacattcttttgtctcttgcactcaggacctgtttgcagtttgccatgggcatctggttggtcactgtgacagcaggatgctggattcgatgggccactggcctgatccagcaggctctccttatgaaAGAGGGGACTCCCTCAGAGACCATTACGCTCCAGGTCCAATATTTCCTCACTGATCACGGACAGTACAACtgtatgcactttttaaaaaattattttcaaatttaacaggaaaagaaaaagaaaacgaaGTAAacacaatgaaatgaaataaatacaaacatTAAAGAGACAAAAAATAAAAGTATCTTTAATACCTGTACGTACTTCAGAAGGCACGGGAAGAATCCGGAGCCCCTTCTCGGACGAGGTAAAGTTAGTTGGAGGGGTGCGCGCGCATGTGTATGTGAGAGAAATGGGCAGCGGGGAGTGCCGCGACTTGCCACCCCACAAAGGCCTCGCCTCGCTTATGAACAGGTGTGTGTTCAGGTGTGGAGCGCCGAGGGTACCCTCAGACTCAGCCGTTTTCGCGTCTCTTTTAAGGCGGGGGTGCAAGGCCATAAATCCCTCGGCTGTCACTTTATtgcaaaggtggggaaaatgcacaGACACGAAGAACACGCCGAGTGCAGAACATTTCCCGTCATTTGGAGGGAAACCGCTTCGGAAAGCCTTCCGCAATCCCCACCGGTCCCTATGCAATGGCCGCGATTCGCCGCCAGGGGCCCCACGTCCACGTCCCTGCCTCAGACGGTactcctccctttcctttccacgtGGTTGCAGATGGCCGCTTGCAGAGGTTGAGCCGGGAAACTCTTGGTGGTGCCGTCTGAGCGGGTGAGCGGGGTGGAAATGAGCGGGGTGGGTGGAAGGGGTGCGCCGCGGGGATGGAAAGCGCCGCGGGGAAGTGCAGGAGAACGGGAGACCTGGGGGCTTCTTGGCGGGAGGAGGAAGGCATTTGGGATGGGTAGGAGTGGGGAATGGGCCATCCCTTGCGGAGTGGGGAGGCAGGAGAAAGGAAActtttttgggggtgtgtgtgagaagaTTCCCACCTCCGCTCCCAAGGCAGCAGAAGATGGTAGCGGCCGAAAGGGTTAAAAAGGGTTTATGTGGGGTGTAGGAAGGGAGAAGGCAGGGCGAGGACTCTGGAAGTCGGGTTGACAACTCTTGAACTGCCCTTGGTGGCTATAGCCTCGAAGGCCTGGCTAGTGGGGCTTgctggaggcatctggctggtggAAGAGCCCTGTTGGGTCAGACCGATGTTCTCATTCCGCAGAACCTGCACCTCGTTGGGGGCGGTGAGGTGAGCGTAGGCGCCAGAGGCTGCAATCCCtccctccagctgcctcttcactCTTTGGAGAAATAGCCTGTCGTCTGTTTCCCGCCCGGTAGACGCTTTCTCTTTACCCACACCGCCATCCCTGTGCTAGGAAAAGCCTCCCCTGCTAAAGTTGATGTCTGGCAGACGACTGCTGTTAGGTaatactttttaacatttttattgcgCTTTCAACACTTGAAACGTGCTATGCAACTGTTAAAAGTATTTAAAATGCTTCGAGAGTGTGAGGTAGTTCCTGTAAGGTAGATcagtaatatttttattattatcatgcTTCATATTGCAGAtggctgggtgggtgggggactGAGGCCGAGAGAAACTGACTTGACTAAGGCAACCTAGCGAGTTGGTGGTAGCTGTGGGGGTTCATACTGGGACTTCCTGATCTGCTCCTCTCAGTCTTAGAGCTTCATAGTGTTGTTGCTGGCACTATAGTATAAGGCTGGTGTATCATTATTCATCTTGGTTGCTACACGTGTGAAAATTGTTTACAATGATATGTGGGAATGGTTGCTGAAAATCTGCCCTTGGAGGAATTTTCCAAAATACGTCAGGTCTATAGTTTTTTAATACGTAGTTTGCAAAGTGGTTTGTTTGCCAGGCATttgacacctcttaagatattgtaaccagtttttgtgtgatggttcctgagatcatggagcaggtttttgtctgtgtttggatgcagttggacaccattttgaatcaatatGGCAAACAATCTTTCAAAACAGCGCTGATTTTAAACACGGATTTCTAAACTGCACTGGttctttggtttcttagaatttatGAGAAACACTGGGTAGGAGGCTACCGGGAAGCTATATCTTGCATCTGGAGTTCAACCCCCTCTCCCCACTACTGCCAGCAGTGCTATCCTAGTTTTGTGGTTATTTGTCTGTCTCCAGAACAATTGTTTTTCTCGCCCAAATCCAGTTTCTAACTTTCTGTTTCTCCTGTATTCCTTTGCAGACTTTACTCCCTTTCTGTTTGTGGGCAGTGTTCTCTCCCAAGCCATCTCCCCAGTGACAAAGATCTTCAAAGCCCTTGGTAGGACCTTCAGCTGAACAGCTGGCATCTGGTGGAAGAAAGGTAGCTAGAACTCCTGAGCACCCTAAGCAGTGAAAaactaataatattattattatcattagtttatttataccccgccaagggccctcaaggcggcttacaaaaaacacaaatataaaatacaatataaaaatgcatcaataaaacaatacaaaatacaatctgcaaaagttaaataacaatacacatagtagctcttaatggtagctttatccgtggtacaagtaactgcattttctgtgttaaattctaGTCTTCTCCagccagctgaattgcatttgtaaccaggtctatagtttcatatgtttattgttgggaggggaatgtcctgattttcttgggcgtCCAGCTGATAGTTTTTTAATATCTTAGCAGTGGTTACTCTTGCCTCcatatttctctctttttgtgtgtgggtgTATTTAGATTGTAggctcctcagggcagggacttGCCCTTTTTTTCTGAGTCTATAAAGTGCCGTGCATATTGATGGTACCATATAAATAAGTATAGAAGTCTACCATTTTTTGGTGTGGCCTTGATACCCAAGCCAAAAATTGTGGCCATCTCTGCCCTTGCTGTGTAGCTGAAGAAACCCAACCCTTTCTTTCAGTAAAGGGTGGCAGGGGGCTTGAGATTTTGCTGCCTTATTCCAGGTGCCCTTGGCAAAGCAGTGACCAAACGatgcccagccttcctcccaaccTTGGAGCTGAGGAGAGAATTCCCATGCAACTTCCAGGGCAGTCCCCACCCACCTTTGCAGCTTCAATGCTGGGCAGAATCCTAGGGATCATCAGAGGGTGGTAGCAGTTACCATTGAGAGGGTGGTGAGCAAAACTATGGAAACATGAATCctgtatactactactactaataataataaatttaatttatgtgtcgcctatctggccagtggccactctaggcgacatacatacaataaatatggcagaatacaatacaaaaatacagtgaaatatataaattataagagcaaacaatacataataggaggcatttaaaacagaagaatattaaggctccccagaagtcccgaaagcatTATCTACCACAtcctcctttaggaggaagggtgggatataaattattattataattaatatataattaatataataacaacaacaacaacaataataaaagcttgagaaaccccaaagtttgcagaagtgcaaaaatcttagggggggggggaaactgcaaaGCACCCTAGGGATGGAGCATGTTTGGTGGCCACAGAATACTGGCTGATGAagtgagatctctctctctctctctctctctctctctctctctctctctgctttttctTTAAAGCTTCGTGAGTTGCCTCTTGACTGGAACGGCATTCTCCAACCATGGCTGAAGGGGGTGCTGATGGAAACCAGCCACCACGTGACCCTCCTCGCAACCTCCAGGGCTTGCTACAGATGGCAGTCACTGCAGGAAATCCTGAGTCTGCTCCAATGGAGCCCATGTCTGATGAGGTGCACAGCTTGGCTTGCTAGGAGGGGGAGTTGGGGTCAAATAGTTAGACCTGGGGAATGAGTTTGCGGGCTCTGCTGTCCCAAGCAAGGGAGTGGGATCCTTGAGGGTTAAAGCTAGACTTGTTTGGGGAAGCTGACAACCAAGACTATCTAATAAGGGGCAGGGCAGGTTGCATTGTAAGCAgactagggccccatctgcactattcattGAAAGCACTAAGATACCATTTAAAAAgttctggcttcccccaaagaatcctggggatgtagtttgtgaagggtgatgagagttgttaggagacccctattccgctaacagaactacagttgccagaggtttctgggaagaggaactgactgttaaactgctctgaaaACTGTGTCTCGGtgaggagtctcttaacaactctcagcatcctccaCAAATTAcccttaccaggattctttgtccTCACTGCAGCAGTGCTTCCATATTCAGCACTATTTTCTTCCATGGGTAAAAAATAAAACGAAAACTTCTACTCAGGGATGCTACTTCGGTATGGGTTAAATCTGCTTCCTGATCCTGGTGACTATTAAGAATGAAGTTCTTTCCTATTTGCATAATGCGACCTCTTCGTGGTCTCATCCTGGGTTCGGCTTCGTGATCTGTCTGGAATGTGCCGGAATGTTGGGAGCTGCCTTTTATACAAGACTATGGAGTCAGGGAGCAAGAAGGTCCATTGCACAGCTaaaatgttttgctttatttCTGGCAATGAAAGCTCTGTGAGCAGGCAAATGAAAATGCTCGGCTTCTCTCCCGGGTTAATAAAGTATGGGAAAATTATGTCTGTGGCCAACTTCTCGGGTAGGAAAAGTGAAATCCTGGAGGTCTGGATAACTTTCTTCCTGTCTGGTTACTGTCCTGGATGTATTTAGTAGCTGTCAGAAAATATAAATCAGTACAATAACGTCACCAGTATCCATTTGCTGTTTGAACGTAGTTCTTTTCCAGCTAACTTTTCATTTACCTGCTGCAGagggggctttaaaaaaaatcccctgcCTCCCATTAACTTTTAATTTTTAAGCATAAAATTCTGTAGCTTTtacttcatatttatttatttaaaaattactgctggttttgttttttccccattgatcaaatccagtgttagtcatagaGTAGACCTATTTAAATCAATGGACATGCTACTTAAGACCATTGATTTCACGGCGTCTGTTCTTAGTTGGGATATCATCCACAGATGTGATGGTGGTTTCGTTGGTGTGTTGTTGTCATGATGTGAACTGCTTTGGGCTGCCTCCATTTTGGAGATGAAAAGCAAGAGACAaagttctatatatttttttaatttgttacaattttatcCCACCATAGACATAACtagtttaggttcattaatttcagtgggtctactctgagtaggacttggttgaatccAATCCAAAACTTTCTGTATGTACATTTATGTGGGAGGTTGGTGCGGCTGGCAATCCAGATCAATCCAATAGTCATTCAGTCATTCATGGAAAGAGATATGTGTATGGAGTCCATACATCTGAAAAATTCCTGTCTTTCTTGTGCTTGTGGAAGGTCCCCTTCTCTTGGCCTGATAGTTGAGTAATTTCTTCTGCCCAGTATATGAGTTGGAGGCGGGGTGGTAGACCCCTCCTTGCAGTACTGAAGTGTTAGACATTTACCATGGATGCCCTTAGTAGCCAGTTATATTTTTCCTCCATCAAATTCCAAAGGACCAGGACATACTTCAATAGTCTTGACATCTCAAGAAGGTGTTCAAGACCATGTCTAATGTGGCTGGCTACCTCTGACCCAGGAGGCTGAAGTTCAACGGATCACAGAGAAGTAAAGTCCTTGGAGACAGGCacgtaggaagctgtcttatcccaaatcaaaccattggtctatgTATTGTCagtactgattggcagcagctttatTTCAgtcaacagcctttcccagccctacttggagaagccagggattgaacctgggatggaTCCCATGCTTGTGGGCCTTGAATTCCCAGCCCAGAAGTACAGGCTACAGCTTCACCTAAAAACAGGTTGCAGGCACCACAATTGTCATGTCATCACTATAGAGGAGAGCTACTTTAGAACAGGATCAAATCATATGGCATGGCAGCAGTAGGACCCCAAAGCCAAATTTCTGAGTTCACCTTGTTCTACCTCTGCAGGGTTGTACAGTGGGAGCAGAGTGAAAGTTGCTGGAAAGTAAGACTCCTTAGGAGGGGGATTAGGTCTAACATTGGATCCAACTTTGTTGGAGACAAAGTTTTGGATTTTTCTGGGTGGCAAGAGAGCTCTTGGCAGGAAGAGATAAGATGGGTGCGTGTGCTTGACATTCCTAAtctgtttccttttctttccccttCTCTAATTTCCCCTCCTCACCCTGCAGCGGAGGCAGTGGCTGCAGGAGGCGATGGTAGAGGCGTTCCGGGGGCAAATGGATGAAGTAGAAAAAATGAAGGAATGCCTGCAGCTACTGGAGGCTTCAACCCCCGGAGCAGAGCGTGGAGGGGAGAGTCCGGAGGAAACGCGTTCAGACCTCGAGAACAGACAGGGTGCCTTAGACCTTCTGGCAGAGCTGTGTGAAAACTTGGATAATGCTGCAGGTATAAAGAAGGGGGCTCACGCCACTGTATGTGGGTGTGCACATGCGAGAGCGGGAGAGAGCGCATGTACGTTTGCATGCAGGAGAGCAAGTGAGGAGGCATGGTGAGTAGTTTGGCACAGAAAAACTAGGGCATGAAGGGTCACTGAGATCGGAGAGAAGAAAGATAGTACATGTCCTTAGGGGCAAACTAGATGTGAGGACAAGATTTTGGTCTTAATTTACAAGCCCCTTAACAACTTTGAGTCCAAGATACCCGATTCCTTACATCCTTGCCCAATTACTGAGGTCTTCAGGGGAGTCAGTGGTCCCTAATGGCTTGGGCACGTAGCTCACGATCCATGTGTTGAGTATTGcgggcccagttctctggaactcCTCAGCTGAGGTCAggccctctccctgttgaacCTCTGGCAcctagtgaagacttttttttatttcagctggaATTTTAAGCaagttttctgttttgttttatggttagCTTTAACTGATTTGATCTTCATTGTATCTTTTTAACCCttactgtacaccacttagagattatGGTGTTAAGCGATATATAAATGACTGAAATAAATAACAAGGAAATGGTACTAAACAGTTCCTCATGCCCAGAGGGTGTGGTGTGTGTCTGAGAGAAATCCCAAGATGATATGATGGGAAGTAAATAAATTTCTGTTTGTGACCCCAGAAGGCCATAGTTAAAGTCACTTGGGATGATTGGGAGGGGATCTTGCAGGATATCCTGCCAACAGCATTGGGATGCCTGCTTGTACATTGCCCCCTTCGCTCTTCCGCCAGACTTCTGCAAACTGGAGGGCATGCGGCTGCTGGTGCACCGGTACCTGGAGCACGAGGAGGAAGAGCTGCGTTGGCGAGCTGCCCACTTGGTGGGCACCTGTGCCCAGAATGTGCCCAAGGTGCAGGAGCAGGCCCTGGCGCTGGGCTGCCTGAGGAAGCTGTTGAAGCTGCTGGACCATGATCCCAGCGAGGCCGTCCGGATCAAGGCACTCTTTGCTGTCTCCTGTGAGTGTGGGGATGTTTGCCCGCTTGGAAAATGGGAGCCATGTGATTAGTCCTGCAGCAAAGCATACACCTGCatatttcctccatcacagtAAAACGTGGTTTGATTGAGCAAGCGttggggagcaggaggaggattaAATGCATTCTCCCCTAGAACGGTTCCTCTGATCAAATACAGGACCCACCTAGTCCATGCAactgctcctactgggaagaagggcaggatattgattgattgatagatagATAAAATGTGTGTTTGTGGGACCCTCAGGAGAGGCAATTGCAAATTTTCCATGTGATGTCTGATCCAACCCTCTGAGATAGTAAAGTCCTTACCTTTTGTTACTTTGCAAGGTAAAAGAACTAAAGTATCTGTGGCTGCGGGAGctccggccctccagatgtgatgAGTTCAATTCCCACcagtcctgaccattgaccatgctgcctgaAGCTGATGAAAGTTGCAGTTCACAGCTTCCCCACTCCTGAGTTAACACTCCATTCCAGACTTGGGGGACCTTAACAAACTCAGGATCTTCCTGTACATGAGTTTAATCTGATGCCATTGAAATAATTCATATCAGTGTTTCTGTTCCTCTTGTAAAAGAAAGCTGAGAGCAGTTAACTTACCAAGACAAATACAACAGTATCAAAAACAACCAATCAATTGGGATTTTGTCACTGACTgcagattagggatgggcaatTTGTGgctctcccattagccccagccagcatgtccagtgaccagggatgataggagctggagcccaacaacatttggagtagatatgtgaaggcctgggggggtcACTGGGGGAGGAAATCAGGAAAATTCAGGGGGGGGATGAAAAACACCCTTTCCCCCCAGAATCTTCCCATTTTTCctcaggccttcatatctctaatcTGGAGCAcaccaggttcctcattcctgctgtaGAGGAAGATGGATTGCATGCTATTCCTACTCCTAGGCATAGCCACAGGGTATAATCATATTAAAACACAGTGGCCCTCTAGGTTTTTCTTTAAAGTCAGAGATTTAACTTCTGTGAATTCCTGGAGAGATCTACATCTTGGGAACCTTCAGAATTAAGCCCTTAGCTATTGTGAATTTGTattttgggaaccaatcagtgaaATAGGAATTGGTGGTGTTGGATTTTGGGGTGGAGAGATCagcattcaaatccctgctcatccgTGAAACTCACtgaggtgaccttgggctggtcagcCTGACCCGCTGTTCTTtgaccttgggtcctcagatggtgttggactataactctcatgaTCCTTGGCCATGggttaagctggctggggttgataggagttatagtccaacaccatctggggacccaaggttgaagaacaatggcctaacctacctcaccagggtggttgtgaggataaattagGGTAACCCACACCCATATACACCATTTGGAGCCCCAAATGTGAATGATAAATAGTAATTATTTGGCCCTATTGACACTTATATAGTTTTGTTGGAATGTGACTGATTCTTGTGTAGAACATTCATGTTCTTGATTCATTATACTTAGTGGTTCACTTGTTCATTGAGTTAGACTCGGCGTCAGCCAGCATATCCTGTGCCAAGGATAACGCACTGAGTCCACGACCGCTATAGGACATGAACGTAGGTACTTAGGCCCACATTTGGTCTGTGGGGCCTCAACAGAATGTTTTGTGAACAGCATTTGCTAATTGaccctctctcttctcctcctctccttctctgTGCCCCTCATTGTGCTTCCAGGTTTGGTAAGAGCCCAGGAAGCTGGCCTGCAACAGTTCCTTCGTCTTGATGGGTTCTCTGTCCTCATGAGGGCCATGCAGAGCAACGTGCAGAAACTGAAGGTGAAATCTGCCTTCCTTCTCCAGAACCTTCTCATAAACCACCCAGAGCAGAAAGGTGAGAAGAACCTTTTATTGCTACCTGCGGTGGTGGGCTTCCTTTGCAGGCTTTGGACTCTGGCTGGCTCACATGCTATTTCACGGACATAAAGCTTGTTATATCACATAGTTCTCCCTTGCCTCCATCATGGCCTCTTCAGTCTTGACCTTCCTGTTCCTGATATCCTGGCTGCTCTAGTCTGTCTTAACTATGAACATAGTGGCTGAAAGTTCTCTTGCTCTGGTGACACATGACTTTTTGACACTAGGTTTTCCCTGACAGTGGCAACAGCTGTGCCCTGAGGATTAGGCCTCCCCGCGGTCAGTCACAGTGTGAGATAGTCAAGCCAAGAATGTCACACCAGCATCCATTTCTTCATAAAAGTGGACTACAAACATAAGCAGTGCTtgatcctcttgtttcataggtCACCCCTCACTGAAGCATTTTTAgccatatttgttgttgttgttaccaggGCTGTGgtgtcggtacgccagaccttcaactccgactctgactcctctatttttctactgtccgactccgactccttcataaatggcaaatgtatattaactagtaataacaaatttactgtagtaaaatggtagcacaaggcatttcatcaccaccacgtgaatccagagcttggaaa belongs to Rhineura floridana isolate rRhiFlo1 chromosome 11, rRhiFlo1.hap2, whole genome shotgun sequence and includes:
- the HSPBP1 gene encoding hsp70-binding protein 1, with protein sequence MAEGGADGNQPPRDPPRNLQGLLQMAVTAGNPESAPMEPMSDERRQWLQEAMVEAFRGQMDEVEKMKECLQLLEASTPGAERGGESPEETRSDLENRQGALDLLAELCENLDNAADFCKLEGMRLLVHRYLEHEEEELRWRAAHLVGTCAQNVPKVQEQALALGCLRKLLKLLDHDPSEAVRIKALFAVSCLVRAQEAGLQQFLRLDGFSVLMRAMQSNVQKLKVKSAFLLQNLLINHPEQKETLCSMGMVQQLVALIRSEHSTFHEHVLGALCSLVTDFPQGVRECQEPDLALEELLKERCQLLKDQEEFQEELDFCETLLHLCFHSQPDENSMDR